TGGCCGGGTTGCTCCGCGGCGTGCGACCGATGGGGCTCTGGTCGACGTGCACCACCTTGTCGAGGTGGTCCAGGCCCTTGACGGTGCGGTGCCGCCCGGGGACGTGCCGAGCGCCGTTGAGCTTGTTCGCCATGACGTTGTAGAGGATGTCGTTGACCAGGGTCGACTTTCCGGAGCCCGAGACCCCGGTGACCGCGACGAAGCAGCCAACCGGGAACGAGACGTCGATGCCCTGGAGGTTGTGCTCTCGGGCACCGACCACGGTGATCTCGCGGTCACCGTCCACCGGACGACGCTCGGCCGGAAGTGCGATCTCGCGTCGTCCGGAGAGGTACTGCCCGGTCAGCGACTCCTTGTGGCTGAGCAGCTTGGCCACCGACCCCGAGTGCACGACGTGGCCACCGTGCTCCCCCGCACCCGGACCGATGTCGACGACCCAGTCGGCGTGCCGGATGGTGTCCTCGTCGTGCTCGACGACGATCAGGGTGTTGCCGAGGTCCCGTAGCCGGGTCAACGTGCCGATCAGGCGGTGGTTATCGCGCTGGTGCAGCCCGATGCTGGGCTCGTCCAGCACGTACAGGACCCCCACGAGGCCCGACCCGATCTGGGTGGCGAGCCGGATGCGCTGCGCCTCCCCGCCGGACAGCGTGCCCGATGCCCGGTCGAGCGACAGGTAGTCCAACCCGACGTCGAGCAGGAAGCCGAGCCGAGCCTGGATCTCCTTCAGGACCCGCTCAGCGATCTGCTTCTCGCGGGCGGTCAGCGTCAGGGTGTCGAGGAACTCGGCGCACTCCCCGATCGGCTTGGCGCACACGGCGGAGATGGACAGGCCGCCGAGCAGCACGGCCAGGGACTCGGGCTTGAGCCGGGCCCCACCGCAGACCGGGCAGGGGACCTCGCGCATGTACCCCTCGTACCGCTCGCGGCTCCACTCGGACTCCGTCTCGGAGTGGCGGCGCTGCACGAACGGGATGGCCCCCTCGAAGCCCGTCGTGTACGAGCGCTCGCGACCGAACCGGTTGCGGTACCGGACGTGCACCGAGTAGTTCTCGCCGTGCAGCAACGCCTCCTTGGCCCGCTCCGGCAGCGCCCGCCAGGGGACGTCCGTGGCGAAGCCGAGCTGGTCGGCCAGCGCCGTCATCAGCCGCTGGAAGTACTCCGCCGAGCCCTGGGTCCACGGCGCGATGGCACCCTCGGCGAGGGTTAGCTCGTCGTCCGGGACGAGCAGCTCCGGGTCGACCTCGAGCCGGGTACCCAGGCCGGTGCACTCCGGGCAGGCCCCGAACGGGCTGTTGAACGAGAACGAGCGCGGCTCGATCTCGTCCATGGCCAGCGGGTGGTCGTTCGGGCAGGCCATCTTCTCCGAGAACCGGCGCTCCCGGTGCGGGTCCTTCGCGTCCGCGTCCACCAGCTCGACGACGACGATCCCACCGGCCAGGCCGAGTGCGGTCTCGACCGAGTCGGTGAGCCGGCGCTTGGCTGACGCCTTCGCCACCAGCCGGTCGATCACGACGTCGATCGTGTGCTTGAGCTTCTTCTCCAGCTTCGGCGGCTCAGCCAGCGCCACGACCTCGCCGTCGACCCTGGCCCGCGAGAAGCCCTTCGACTGGAGCTCGCGGAACAGGTCGGCGTACTCGCCCTTGCGGTCGCGCACCACGGGCGCCAGGACCTGGAACCGGGTACCTTCCGGGAGCTCCAGCAGCCGGTCCACGATCTGCTGCGGCGTCTGCCGGGTCACCGCCTCACCGCAGACCGGGCAGTGCGGACGTCCTGCCCGCGCGTAGAGCAGGCGCAGGTAGTCGTAGACCTCGGTGATCGTGCCCACCGTGGAGCGCGGGTTTCGAGAGGTCGACTTCTGGTCGATCGAGACCGCCGGCGACAGGCCCTCGATGAAGTCCACGTCCGGCTTGTCCATCTGACCGAGGAACTGCCGCGCGTAGGCCGAGAGTGACTCGACGTACCGCCGTTGGCCCTCGGCGAAGATGGTGTCGAACGCCAGCGAGGACTTTCCGGAACCGGACAGTCCGGTGAAGACGATCATGGCGTCGCGCGGAAGATCGAGCGAGACGTCCTTGAGGTTGTGCTCGCGCGCGCCACGCACGATGAGGCTGTCAGCCACGGTGGGCTCGCTCCTGCAGGTCGAGAACGTGTCCGGCGTGCTCGGCGAACCGACCGGACGGGTCGCGACCATGCTAGGTCGACCCACCGACAACGGCCTTGTCGGCGTCCGTCCCGGGAGTAGGTTCGGCCCATGACGGCCTTCGCGGACGACCCGTTGCTCGCCCATCTGTCCGAGCAGACTGACCGCCTGCTGAGCACGATCAACGAGCTGACGGACGAGCAGGCCCGTGGTCCGTCCCTCCTGCCCGGGTGGACCCGTGGGCACGTGCTGGCGCACCTCGCGCGCAACGCGGACGGCCTGGGCAACGTCGCTCGGACGGCGATCACCGGGCGGGTGACGCCCATGTACGAGTCCGCCGCGCAGCGCGATGCTGACATCGAGGCTGATGCGGATCGCTCAGCGTCCGACCACGAGTCCGACGTGGAGGCCTCGGCCGAGCGGCTGCTCGCGCTGCTCGCCGACATCCCGGCGGACCGGCTCGACGTGCAGGTGCCCAGCGGTCGCGGACCGACGATCACGGTCGCCACGCTGCCCTGGGTCAGGCTGCGCGAGGTGGTCTACCACCACGTCGACCTGGACGCCGGCTTCACCATGGCGGACGCCCCTGATCTCGTCCTGCGCGGCGGCCTGGCTGAGTGCCCCGCCCGGCTGGCGGACGCCACCCCCGGGGCGACCATCACGGCGCAGTTCGCGGACTCCCCCGACGAGCGGCTCGTCATCGGCGACGGCAGTGTCGCCGTCGCCGGTCCCGCGCACGAGGTGCTCGGCTGGTTGACCGGGCGCTCGTCGGGCTCCGGCCTCGACACCGGCCAGGACGACCTCCCAGCCCTGCCGAGCTGGGGCTGAGTGCCCGGGCAGGCACGGGCGCGCTAGCGTCGCCCGCATGAGCGACTACAGCGGCGACGTCGTCCAGGGTGGGCCAACTGCGGTGCGCGAGCTCTCGCACCTGGTGGTCCGCAAGGCGAGCGTCAGCGAGCAGGACAACAACGCGTACCTGCTGACGTGCGTCCAGACCGGCGAGCAGCTGCTGGTCGACGCCGCGGACGACGCCCCGCGCCTGCTGGCCCTGATGAACGAGGGGACCGGCTGGTTGGACGCCGTGGTCACCACGCACCAGCACTGGGACCACCACCGCGCGCTGCCCGAGGTTGTCGCGCACACCGGCGCACGGGTGGCCGCGGGGGCGGACGACGCCGAGGCCCTGCCGGTCCCGGTCGGCGAGCTCCTGCACCACGGCGACCGGGTGACGTTCGGGAACATCACTCTCGAGGTCATCTACCTGCGCGGCCACACGCCCGGTTCGGTCGCGCTGCTCTACCGCGACCCCGACGGTGTGCCGCACCTGTTTACCGGCGACTCACTGTTCCCCGGTGGCGTCGGCAACACCCAGGGGGACGCCGAGCGGTTCGCCAGCCTGCTCACCGACGTCGAGCAGCGCATCTTCGACGTGCTGCCGGACGAGACCTGGTTCTATCCGGGCCACGGTGCCGACTCCACGCTCGGCGAGCAGCGCCCGCACCTCGCCGAGTGGCGCGAGCGCGGCTGGTAGCTCAGGAGTCCACGCCTGCCTTGCGCTCGTCGCGACGCGTCTTGGCCAGGCTCGCGACGGCGGTCACGGCCAACGTGCCGACTATGACCACGAGGGACAGCCAGATGGGGATGTCCGGAGCCCAGTGCACCGGCTCGCCACCGTTGATGAACGGGACCTCGTTCTCGTGCAACGCGTGCAGGATGAGCTTGATGCCGATGAAGAAGAGCAGGAACGACAGCCCGATGCCCAGGTAGACCAGGCGCTGCAGCAGACCACCGATGAGGAAGTACAGCTGGCGCAGCCCCATCAGGGCGAACACGTTGGCCATGAGGACCAGGTACGGCTCCTTGGTGAGCCCGTAGATGGCCGGGATCGAGTCCAGCGCGAACAGCAGGTCGGTGGTGCCCAGGGCGACGAGCACGATGGCCATCGGGGTGATCAGCCGCTTGCCGTTCTCGACGACCGTCAGCTTGACCCCGTGGTACTGGTCCGTGGCCGGCAGGTGGTTGCGCGCCCAGCGGATCAGCGCGTTCTCCTGGTAGTCCTCCTCGCCGCTCTGGCCCTCACGCGCCAGGTGGATCGCGGTGTAGACCAGGAACGCGCCGAAGAGGTAGAAGACCCAGCTGAAGTTGTTGATGGCGGCGGCGCCGATGAAGATGAAGATCCCGCGGAAGATCAGGGCCAGGATGATCCCGATCAGCAGGGCGGTCTGCTGGTACTGCCTGGGGACGGCGAACTTGGACATGATGATGATGAAGATGAACAGGTTGTCCACCGACAGGCTGTACTCGGTGAGCCACCCGGCGAAGAACTCCGCACCGAACTGCGCGCCGGCGAACACCCAGACCCCGATACCGAAGAGCACAGCGAGGCCGACGAAGAACGCCAGGTGACGCGCGGACTCCCCCGTCGACGGCTCGTGCGGGCGTCGCCCGATGATGAACACGTCGATCAGCAGGAACGCCATCGCGATGCCGACGGTGGTCAGCCAGACCCAGGTGGGTACGTTCACGAGCACAAGCCTCCGGTCAGTCGAGGCGCGTCGACCCGGACGGACGACGCGCTGCTGCCGGAGGTCTCTCCCACCCGTAGGGGGCCGACTCCCCGGGCCCGGCGCACGAGGCGCCGCAGCCGTGATGACGAGGATGCCGTCAGGGGATACTCCCCTCCGTCGAACGCCGTCAGTCTACCCGCTGCTCGGTGGCAGCCGCGCCAGCAGGGAGCGGGCGTCGTGCGGTGCGTAGCCCTTGACGTCGTTGTCGAAGTAGAGCAGGACGTCGACCCCCTGCTCGACCCAGCCGCGAACCCGCTCCGCCCAGCCGTCGAGCGCCGCCGGCGAGTAGCCGCTCGCGTACAGCTCCTTGTCGCCGTGCAGCCGGGCGTACACGAAGTCCGCCGTGACCTCCTCCAGCATCGGCCAGTGCCGGGCTGAGTCGGCCACCACCAGCGCGACGGAGTGGGAGCGCATGAGCTGGACGGCCTCCGCGGAGCCGAAGCTGGGGTGCCGGGCCTCGACGGCGTGCCGCACCGGCCGGGTGGCCGACGTCGTCGTGACGGCCTCCGGGACACGCTCGTCGTGTCGCGCGGCGAGGTCGGCCGCCTGCCGGCTGTCCCGGGGCAGCAGCCTCAGGAACGCGTCGACCAGCTCGGCGTCGAACGGCAGGTTCGGTGGTAGCTGCCAGAGCACTGCGCCCAGCTTCTGCTCCAGCGCGAGCAGCCCGGTGGCGAAGTAGTTCGCGACAGCCACGTCCACGTCCTTCAGCCGCTTCATGTGCGTGATGAACCGGCCACCCTTGACGGAGAACACGAAGTCGTCGGGTGTCTGCTCCGCCCAGTGCCGGAAGGTCGCCGGCTTCTGCATCGCGTAGAAGGTGCCGTTCACCTCGATCGACGTCAGCTGACGGGATGCGTACTCGAGCTCACGCCGCTGCGCGAGCCCCTTCGGGTAGAAGTCGCCCCGCCAGGCCGGGTACGTCCACCCGGCGATGCCGATCCTGGCGGTCGCCCGCTGTCGCTGGGTCACCGGCTCAGGCGTGCCCCGCGCCCTGCATGGCGCGCAGCTCCTTCTTCAGGTCCCCGATCTCGTCCCGAAGCCGGGCGGCGAGCTCGAACTGCAGCTCGCCCGCCGCGCTGTGCATCTGGTCCGACAGCTGTTGGATGAGGTCCGCCAGGTCGGCGGCCGGCAGAGCCGCGAGGGCCCGGCCCTCCCCCACGCCGCGCGAGCCCTGCCCGGGGACTGGCGCCTTGCCGCGCGACTGGTTGCGCCCCGAACCGCCGAGCAGGGCCGCGGTATCCGCGTCCTCCCGGCTGATCAGGTCCGTGATGTCCGCGATCTTCTTGCGCAGGGGCGTTGGGTCCACCCCGCGCTCCACGTTGTAGGCGACCTGCTTGGCGCGCCGCCGGTTCGTCTCGTCGATCGCGTGCTGCATGGACGGGGTGACCCGGTCGGCGTACATGTGCACCTGGCCGGACACGTTCCGCGCGGCCCGCCCGATCGTCTGGATCAGCGACGTGCCCGACCTCAGGAAGCCCTCCTTGTCGGCGTCCAGGATGCTGACCAGCGAGACCTCGGGCAGGTCCAGTCCCTCGCGGAGCAGGTTGATCCCCACCAGGACGTCGAACTCGCCGAGCCGCAGCTCGCGGAGCAGCTCGACCCGGCGCAGGGTGTCGACCTCGGAGTGCAGGTAGCGCACCTGGACGCCCTGTTCGAGCAGGTAGTCCGTGAGGTCCTCGGACATCTTCTTCGTCAGCGTGGTCACCAGGACCCGCTCGTTGCGGGCGGCCCGCTCGCGGATCTCGTGCAGCAGGTCGTCGATCTGTCCCTTGGTCGGTTTGAGAACGACCTCGGGGTCCACCAGGCCCGTCGGGCGGATGATCTGCTCCACGACGCCGTCGCCCTTGCTGAGCTCGTACTGCCCGGGCGTGGCCGAAAGGTACACGGTCTGCCCGATGCGCTCCAGGAACTCCTCCCACCTCAGCGGACGGTTGTCCATCGCGCTCGGCAGCCGGAAGCCGTGGTCCACCAGCGCCCTCTTGCGGGACATGTCCCCCTCGTACATCGCGCCGATCTGCGGCACGGTGACGTGCGACTCGTCGATGACCAGCAGGAAGTCCTCGGGGAAGTAGTCCAGCAACGTGTTCGGCGCCGTACCGGGCCCACGCCCGTCGATGTGCCGGCTGTAGTTCTCGATGCCGGAGCAGGACCCGACCTGGCGCATCATCTCGATGTCGTAGGTGGTGCGCATGCGCAGGCGCTGTGCCTCCAGCAGCTTGCCCTGCCGCTCCAGCTCGTCCAGCCGATCCGCCAGCTCGGTCTCGATGCCCGTGATGGCTCGCTCCATGCGCTGCGGGCCGGCGACGTAGTGCGTCGCCGGGAAGACGTACATCTCCGCCTCCTCGTGCACGACCTCCCCCGTCAGCGGGTGCAGCGTGTAGATGCGCTCGATCTCGTCCCCGAAGAACTCGATACGCAGCGCCAGCTCTTCGTACACCGGGATGATCTCGACCGTGTCACCACGCACCCGGAACGTCCCGCGGGTGAAGGCCAGGTCGTTGCGGGTGTACTGCATCTGCACGAACCGGCGCAGCAGGTCGTCACGCTCGATGACGTCGCCGACCTTCAGCCGGGCCATGCGGTCCACGTACTCCTGCGGCGTCCCCAGGCCGTAGATGCACGACACCGACGCGACCACGATGACGTCCCGGCGGGTCAGCAGGGAGTTCGTGGCCGAGTGCCGCAGCCGCTCCACCTCGTCGTTGATGGACGAGTCCTTCTCGATGTACGTATCCGTCTGCGCGATGTAGGCCTCGGGCTGGTAGTAGTCGTAGTACGACACGAAGTACTCGACCGCGTTGTTCGGCAGGAGCTCACGGAACTCGTTGGCCAGCTGCGCAGCCAGGGTCTTGTTGGGTGCCATCACCAACGTTGGCCGCTGAAGCTGCTCGACCAGCCACGCCGTCGTCGCCGACTTGCCGGTGCCGGTGGCGCCCAGCAGGACGACATCCTGCTCCCCCGACTCGACGCGCCGCTTCAGGTCAGCGATCGCGGTGGGCTGGTCACCGGACGGGGTGAACTCCGAGATCACCTCGAACGGGGCGACCCGACGCTGCAGGTCGGTGGTGGGTCTCATGGGGTCAACCGTAGGCGCGACCACCGACAACCGGCGAGCGGTACTCAGCCGGGCGGTGCCCAGCCCGATCGCCGCCCCCAGGCGACGGCCCGGTCCACAGCCACCGCGAACCACGCCTCCTTCGCGTCGGCGTACTCCGCGGCGCTGTCGGTCGCGGCGGCCAGCCGCTGCTTCTCCCCCTGGTAGGCGCTCCGCTCGACCGCATCGGCGCGCCACCAGTCGCGCAGCAGGAGGGCGGCCCGCCAGCCGGGGCTGCCGACGACCCGCACGTGCAGGTTCACCGCGCGGCCCGGGTCGGCGTTGGCGTGGAACCGCTTCGACCACACTGCCGGGTCCGCCGCGCTCTCGAGCACCGCGTGCGGGTTGTCTCTCGTCACACCAACGACCCGGGGGAAGCCCGCCGCTGCCAGAGCCACGACGACCTCGTCCGCGTCGGCCAACGAGCGAACCCCGAGCTGCAGGTCGACGACGTCCTTGGCAGCGAGCCCGGGCACGGCCGTCGAGCCCACGTGCTGGGTCCCGCAACCCAGCGCACCCGCAGCGAGGTCGATCCGGGCCGCCAGCCGCGCCGCCTGCGCCGGCCAGCTGCCGTCGTACGGCACGATCTCGGCGCGGGCGGGCCGGTCAGCGCGCGTCCCCGCGCGCAGGTTGGCCTCAAAGGGCTGGAGCCGCCCCTCCCAGAGGACCGACAGGTCAGCCGCCACCTCGGGCGCAGGCCGGTCGTTGTCCAGCCAGACGTCGGCGGCAGCGCGCCGCTGCCCGTCGTCGGCCTGCGCCGCGATCCGGGCGCGGACGTCGTCCCGGGACATCGCTCGCGAGGCCAGCAGGCGGTCGATGCGGACCCGCTCGGAGGCGTGCACCACCAGCACCAGGTGGTAGAGCGCGCCCATCTGCTTCTCCACGATGAGCGGGACGTCGTGCACGACGATCGCCTCAGGACCCGCGTCGTCGAGCACCTGTGCCGTGCGCTGAGCCACCAGCGGGTGGGTGATCTGCTCCAGCGCGCGCCGCCGACTCTCGTCCGCGAAGACCAGGCGCCCCAACGCCGCGCGATCCAACGACCCATCTCCGGCGAGCACCGCGGGTCCGAACTCGGCTGCGACGGCGGCCAGGCCCGGCGTCCCAGGTGCCAGCACCTCGCGAGCGAACCGATCGGCGTCCGCTACGACAGCACCCAGGTTCGCCAGCTGGGCCGCGACAGTCGACTTGCCCGCCCCGATCCCGCCGGTCAGCCCGATCCTCAGCACGCGCCGACCCTAGCGGCCGGACGCGCGAGTGCGACGCGAAGGGGCCCCGCACCAGACGGTGCGGGGCCCCTTCGTTCGAGCGTGGTGGATCAGGCGCCGGTCAGCTTCTCACGAAGCGCGGCGAGCGCCTCGTCGGAAGCCAGCGTGCCCTCGCCCTGAGCCTGCGGGGCGTCGGCCGGGGTAGCGGCGACGTCCGCGGCCGTCGTCTCCGAGGAGTACGACGTCGGGGTGTCGCCCTCGGCGCGGGCCTCGGAGTCGGCCTTGGCCGCCTCCTCGATCTGCGTCTTGTGCGCCTCCCAGCGAGCGTGTGCCTCGGCGTACTGCTTCTCCCAGACCTCGCGCTGCGCCTCGTAGCCCTCGAGCCAGTCGTTGCTCTCCTGGTCGAAGCCCTCGGGGTACTTGTAGTTGCCCGCGTCGTCGTACTCGGCCGCCATGCCGTAGAGCGTGGGGTCGAACTCGGTGACCTGAGCGGACGTACCGTCGTTGGCCTGCTTGAGCGACAGCGAGATGCGGCGACGCTCCAGGTCGATGTCGATCACCTTGACGAAGATCGAGTCGCCGACCTGGACGACCTGCTCCGGGATCTCGACGTGGCGCTCTGCCAGCTCCGAGATGTGCACCAGACCCTCGATGCCCTCGTCGACGCGCACGAACGCGCCGAAGGGGACGAGCTTGGTGACCTTGCCCGGGACGACCTGACCGATCGCGTGCGTGCGTGCGAACTGCTGCCAGGGGTCCTCCTGCGTCGCCTTGAGCGACAGCGAGACGCGCTCGCGGTCCATGTCGACGTCCAGGACCTCGACCGTGACCTCCTGGCCGACCTCGACGACCTCGGACGGGTGGTCGATGTGCTTCCAGGACAGCTCGGAGACGTGCACCAGACCGTCGACGCCGCCGAGGTCCACGAACGCACCGAAGTTGACGATGGAGGAGACCACACCGGAGCGGACCTGGCCCTTCTGCAGGGTCTGCAGGAAGGTCTGGCGCACCTCGGACTGGGTCTGCTCGAGCCACGCGCGACGCGACAGGACCACGTTGTTGCGGTTCTTGTCGAGCTCGATGATCTTGGCCTCGAGCTCCTTGCCCACGTAGGGCTGCAGGTCGCGGACGCGGCGCATCTCGACCAGCGACGCCGGCAGGAAGCCGCGCAGCCCGATGTCGAGGATCAGGCCACCCTTGACGACCTCGATCACCGTGCCGGTGACGATGCCGTCCTCTTCCTTGACCTTCTCGATCGTGCCCCAGGCGCGCTCGTACTGCGCGCGCTTCTTGGACAGGATCAGGCGACCCTCCTTGTCCTCCTTCTGGAGGACCAGAGCCTCGACCTCATCGCCGACCTTGACGACCTCGTTGGGGTCGACGTCGTGCTTGATGGAGAGCTCGCGGGAGGGGATGACACCCTCGGTCTTGTAGCCGATGTCGAGCAGGACCTCGTCCCGGTCGACCTTGACGATGACCCCTTCGACGATGTCTCCGTCGTTGAAGTACTTGATGGTCTCGTCGATGGCGGCGAGGAAGTCCTCGGCCGAGCCGATGTCGTTGACCGCAACCTGAGGGGCGCGGGTCTCGGTGGTGCTGGCAGTCATGTAGTGGGGGCTCCGATGCGGACAGATGAGTCGTGGTGGACAGGATGAAGAGTGTTGTCGCACACGTGTGCGACCCCCCACCCTATCGATCTGGTCCACAGCGGGTCAACGCGGGCCGGCGCGCCCGGTGCTAGCGACGACCGCGCACGGCCGCGAGCGAGCGAAGCGCCGTCCGCGCCACCACCACGGGTGCCGGCGCGGCCGCGCCGCGTTCCGGTCGGGCCGACAGCTCGAGCAGCGCGAAGACGTCCAGGTCGGCGGCCCGCTGAAGCCAGTCGTCGTCGAGTCCACCGAGGGTGGCGGTGGACACCGTGCCGTCCTCGTAGATCCCGGTGTGCAGAGCGTCCACCAGGCCGCGTCGGAAGGCCGACCACGAGGCGGCGCCCACCTCGCCGCTACCGGCGCCGTGATCGGCCGCGCGGAGCAGGTTACCGACGTCCTCGGTCCACTCCCCGCCGTGCGAGAACTCCCAGTCCAGCACGCCGCGCAACCGCCCGGTGTTCGGGTCGACGATGAGGTTCTTGCCGTTGAGGTCGCCGTGCACCAGCGACGCCGGACGAGGAGGGCCCATCGCCAGTCGCTGTGCGGCGGCAGCGACCGCGGCACGAAGCCCGGGCGTGCTTCGCCGGCCGAGCCCGGCAGCAGCCAGGCCCGCTTCGAGGTGCTCGTACCAGGCGATGAGATCGGCCTGGGACGGCGGCCACTGACTGGTCCGCAGGTCGGCGTCCGCCCACGGGCCGTGGCCCTCCGCCCGCACCTCACGCAACCGGGTCACGAGGCGGGCGCACTGGCGGCCGAGGGCGTTGGACGCCGGCAGCGGCAGCCCTCGGTCGAGCAGCTGGTCGGCGCGTTTGCCCTCGACCTCACGGGTCACGATGTGCGGCGGCAGGCCGCCGACCCCACGGGGCTCGGCCGCGAGGATCTTGGGCAGCGGAACCTGACCGGACAGCCGTCGCATCACGGCCAGGTCGAGGACGGCCTGGCTCGGCTTGCGCAGGTACAGGCGGACGAACGCGGGCTCCCGGAACCAGGTGCCCGCGAAGGTCTCGCCACTGAATCCGCCGGTGGCCACCTGCGGCTCGTGCAGCACCTTGGCGGCGATGGACAGCGGATCGGACTTCGACACGTGCACATCGCAGCACAGGCTGCGTCCGTTGTCAGCGGGCGCGCCCAAGTGGTGGGCTATTCAGACAGCGTGGCGAGCAGAACGCGCTCGATGTCCGCCGGGCTGGCCGCGATGAAGCTCTGGCCACCGGTGGCCTTCGCGATGGCGGACAGCGACGCCGCGTCCGCCTGCGCTCCGTACGCCACCGTGAACACCCGCACCGGCTTGTCGGCGTTCTGCTCCTTCTTGAGCGTCGACACCAGCGCCTTCAGCGAGACGCTGCCCGGGTCGTCGTTCCTGCCGTCGCTCAGCACCACCACGACGTTCTGGTCGGCCCGCCACTTGCTGCGGACCTCGCGGACCGCGGCCAGGGTCGTGTCGTAGAGACCGGTGTCACCGCGGGCGGTCAGGTGCGAGATGCCACTGCGCACGGCGTCGCGGCGGGTCCCCCCGCCGACGGCGTCGCTGGCGGCGCCGAGCGGGACGACGACGCGGTAGTCCTTGCTGCCGCTCAGGTGCCGGGAGAACTCCCAGAGCCCGATCGACGAACGGTCCGACGTCGAGACGATCGCCGAGGTCAGCGCCTTCTGCGCGAGCTGGAGGCGGGTCAGGCCCAGCTTGGGCACGGCCTGCTTCATGGACCCCGAGACGTCCACGGCCAGCAGCACCGAGCCGGTGCGCTCCAACGCCGACCAGGACTGCAGGGCCTTGGAGATGGACTGCAGGGTGGGCTGGGACAGCTCCAGGGTCGCCGGCTTGACCTCGTGCGCGGTATCGCCGGCGCCGACCGTCGCCGGCCCGGTCTCGGTGCCGGAGTCGCCGTTCGGGATGCGCCAGCCGTCCGCCGCGAAGGCCCGGTTGCCGTCCGTGGAGGTCAGGAACTGGCGGAACGACTCAGCAGCCGTCATGGCGCGGGCGCGGTCCAGGGAGGTGCCGTACAGCGGCAGGTACCCCACCTTGGCCGCCGCACCGCTCACCCCGACGGTGACGGGGGCCAGCTTCTCTCGCGGGCCGCTGGCGTTGAAGGCCCGCACCTCGCGCTCGGTGGAGGGCGTGATGATCGATGCCTTGAGCGCCTCGTCGGAGCTCAGCTGGGGGTCCGCCAGGGGCTCCAGGGCCTTCGACTCGTCCAGGTCCAGGTTCGTCAGGGCGTTCTGCACGCGCAGCATGCCGACCCGCAGCTGGTCCGCGTTCGTGCCCGCACCGAGCTTGGCGAACAGGGTCATCAGACCGTCCAGCCCCGCAGTCGACTTCTGCGGGTCCTGCCAGGCGACCCTTACGCGACCCCACTCCGGGTGACCGAACTTGCCCCAGCCGGCCGGGTCCTGGGCGAGGGCGACGAGCTGGTCG
This DNA window, taken from Angustibacter luteus, encodes the following:
- a CDS encoding maleylpyruvate isomerase family mycothiol-dependent enzyme → MTAFADDPLLAHLSEQTDRLLSTINELTDEQARGPSLLPGWTRGHVLAHLARNADGLGNVARTAITGRVTPMYESAAQRDADIEADADRSASDHESDVEASAERLLALLADIPADRLDVQVPSGRGPTITVATLPWVRLREVVYHHVDLDAGFTMADAPDLVLRGGLAECPARLADATPGATITAQFADSPDERLVIGDGSVAVAGPAHEVLGWLTGRSSGSGLDTGQDDLPALPSWG
- a CDS encoding TerC family protein; its protein translation is MNVPTWVWLTTVGIAMAFLLIDVFIIGRRPHEPSTGESARHLAFFVGLAVLFGIGVWVFAGAQFGAEFFAGWLTEYSLSVDNLFIFIIIMSKFAVPRQYQQTALLIGIILALIFRGIFIFIGAAAINNFSWVFYLFGAFLVYTAIHLAREGQSGEEDYQENALIRWARNHLPATDQYHGVKLTVVENGKRLITPMAIVLVALGTTDLLFALDSIPAIYGLTKEPYLVLMANVFALMGLRQLYFLIGGLLQRLVYLGIGLSFLLFFIGIKLILHALHENEVPFINGGEPVHWAPDIPIWLSLVVIVGTLAVTAVASLAKTRRDERKAGVDS
- a CDS encoding MBL fold metallo-hydrolase, producing MSDYSGDVVQGGPTAVRELSHLVVRKASVSEQDNNAYLLTCVQTGEQLLVDAADDAPRLLALMNEGTGWLDAVVTTHQHWDHHRALPEVVAHTGARVAAGADDAEALPVPVGELLHHGDRVTFGNITLEVIYLRGHTPGSVALLYRDPDGVPHLFTGDSLFPGGVGNTQGDAERFASLLTDVEQRIFDVLPDETWFYPGHGADSTLGEQRPHLAEWRERGW
- the uvrA gene encoding excinuclease ABC subunit UvrA; this encodes MADSLIVRGAREHNLKDVSLDLPRDAMIVFTGLSGSGKSSLAFDTIFAEGQRRYVESLSAYARQFLGQMDKPDVDFIEGLSPAVSIDQKSTSRNPRSTVGTITEVYDYLRLLYARAGRPHCPVCGEAVTRQTPQQIVDRLLELPEGTRFQVLAPVVRDRKGEYADLFRELQSKGFSRARVDGEVVALAEPPKLEKKLKHTIDVVIDRLVAKASAKRRLTDSVETALGLAGGIVVVELVDADAKDPHRERRFSEKMACPNDHPLAMDEIEPRSFSFNSPFGACPECTGLGTRLEVDPELLVPDDELTLAEGAIAPWTQGSAEYFQRLMTALADQLGFATDVPWRALPERAKEALLHGENYSVHVRYRNRFGRERSYTTGFEGAIPFVQRRHSETESEWSRERYEGYMREVPCPVCGGARLKPESLAVLLGGLSISAVCAKPIGECAEFLDTLTLTAREKQIAERVLKEIQARLGFLLDVGLDYLSLDRASGTLSGGEAQRIRLATQIGSGLVGVLYVLDEPSIGLHQRDNHRLIGTLTRLRDLGNTLIVVEHDEDTIRHADWVVDIGPGAGEHGGHVVHSGSVAKLLSHKESLTGQYLSGRREIALPAERRPVDGDREITVVGAREHNLQGIDVSFPVGCFVAVTGVSGSGKSTLVNDILYNVMANKLNGARHVPGRHRTVKGLDHLDKVVHVDQSPIGRTPRSNPATYTGVFDHVRRLFAETTEAKVRGYLPGRFSFNVKGGRCENCSGDGTIKIEMNFLPDVYVPCEVCHGARYNRETLEVHFKGKTVSDVLDMPIEEAAEFFAAVPAISRHLTTLVDVGLGYVRLGQPATTLSGGEAQRVKLASELQKRSTGRTVYVLDEPTTGLHFEDIRKLLLVLQGLVDKGNTVIVIEHNLDVIKSADWIVDMGPEGGSGGGVVVAEGTPEEVAAHPSSYTGEFLAPVLAGRRAVPVGSARPVAAALLSRRATTAKAEPAKKATAKKTTTKKTTAKKTTAKKTTAKKTTAKKTTAKKTTAKKTTAKRAR
- a CDS encoding DUF72 domain-containing protein, producing MTQRQRATARIGIAGWTYPAWRGDFYPKGLAQRRELEYASRQLTSIEVNGTFYAMQKPATFRHWAEQTPDDFVFSVKGGRFITHMKRLKDVDVAVANYFATGLLALEQKLGAVLWQLPPNLPFDAELVDAFLRLLPRDSRQAADLAARHDERVPEAVTTTSATRPVRHAVEARHPSFGSAEAVQLMRSHSVALVVADSARHWPMLEEVTADFVYARLHGDKELYASGYSPAALDGWAERVRGWVEQGVDVLLYFDNDVKGYAPHDARSLLARLPPSSG